The Candidatus Poribacteria bacterium nucleotide sequence TATTTTTTCATGAACTCAAGCGGTGCGTCCCAGGGTTCGTGGGGATCAAAGCAGTCAACCCAGAGGAAAAAATTGTCTCGCTTAGCGTTATCTTTGAGGAATTGTGCAGCGGTGTTGAAGAGTTTTGCGCAGTTCCAGTCTTCGGGTTTTTTGCGGTTTCTATTTGCGCGTGCGTAGCTGCGGAGCATTCCTGATTCAGCGGCTTTGTCATCGATGCAATCGAAAAGTGGTTGTCGGGTCCAGTTGTCGGGCCATGCGACAGTATCGGTGATCCAATCTCTATCGACTTCTGCACCGCGAACGAATGTCCACGCGTGGAAGGGCCAGTCGAAGTTGTGTCCGCCGTTGACGAGATGCGGTGTATCGTGAATGAGTTGTGTCGCGTAGCCGTTTCCTGCAAGTGTCCACGGTAAAGTTTGGCGTTCGTGACGGAGCGGTTTCCAAGGGTGGAAGGGTGCACCGTATTGTCCAGTGATGACATCCGTCCGGTAGGGGATTGTTGGGAAACTGGCACAGAAAGCGTAGTCATAAGCCAAGGCTTTGGAAGCAAACCGATCGATGTTGGGTGTTTCTATCCAGTCATTTCCGTTTGCACCGATGTAGTCGTAGCGGAGTGTATCAATAACAATGTAAGCGAGATTCATTTGATTTCCCTTTGATTTTCTGATGGTTTTCAGGTCGCTTCGTTTTGGACTACTGTTCTATCCATTTTTAAATTGGGAATAATCCCGGTTCGTAGTAGGGAAACCATTCATGGTCTCCCGTTCCGACCGCCGACTGCTGACCACTGACAACCAATCACTTTACTTTACCATTTTGGGATTGCGCCGAGCAAGAGTTGTTGTTGTGGGGTCCCCTCTTCTCGGAGTTTTGTGACGCGAGGACCGTCGAAAGGTTCTCTCGATTTCATCCACGCGTTTTGATAGCACATGAGGCAGACACGGCGACGTTGTGAGGAATTGTTAGCAGCACCGCGATGCCACGTCCATCCATCGAACATAACCGCTTGTCCAGGGGAGACGAGTACCCGTTTCTCATCGGGCAATTCAACAGGCGTGGGGGGCGGACGGAAAGGTGCCCTATGGCTACCGGGTTGGACAACCGTGGGACCGTTTTCGTCGTTAACTTCGTCAAGATAATAACCGCAATTGATCTGTGCTGGGAGACTCCCGTAAGGTGTTCCGTTCGGTGCGATGGGCCAAGGACCGTCGCGATGCCAATGCTGGTCTGGTGTTCCGGGTTCGGTGATACGTGCTGTCGCGCTGTGGAGTTGGACACAGGTGCCTAATATGGCTTCCATCCGTTTTAGGACGGGGGGGTTGTCTAACAGGAACGCGAACCGATCATCCTCCTCAAGGAGTTCACCGATGAATTGGCTTTTATTGTTGCGTTCGTAGCTTTCATCGAGTGCCTCGCGCAACGACTCGATCTGTTCCGGTGTCGCTGCGTCGTCAACGATGAGATAACCCCAATTCAGGAAGAAATTAACCTCTTGTTGTAGGTGGTGATCCAATTCGACATTGAGTGTTGATGGCACTACGCTCGGACTTGCCATAGATTATGCCTCCTTAATTGCCTCTTGGTCGGCGGTTGCCCATTCTTCCCAACGTTCTTCGTCGGAGTGGAGGAAACCGGAGTTGCATCGCGGTTGAAGTTGCTCATCTACACCGAGGAGCCGCATGTGTTGATGGTTATTGGCGGCTTTTGCGGCTTCCAACAACTTTTGGGTATGCGGACCCGTGTGATGATCGGTGTGTTTCAGCCATGTCAGATTGTAATAGATGCTGAAGAAATAGCGTAACTTGTCTGAAGTATTCGGTGTGCCAGAATGGATGAGTC carries:
- a CDS encoding phytanoyl-CoA dioxygenase family protein: MASPSVVPSTLNVELDHHLQQEVNFFLNWGYLIVDDAATPEQIESLREALDESYERNNKSQFIGELLEEDDRFAFLLDNPPVLKRMEAILGTCVQLHSATARITEPGTPDQHWHRDGPWPIAPNGTPYGSLPAQINCGYYLDEVNDENGPTVVQPGSHRAPFRPPPTPVELPDEKRVLVSPGQAVMFDGWTWHRGAANNSSQRRRVCLMCYQNAWMKSREPFDGPRVTKLREEGTPQQQLLLGAIPKW